The Hypomesus transpacificus isolate Combined female chromosome 2, fHypTra1, whole genome shotgun sequence genome window below encodes:
- the LOC124481219 gene encoding ATPase family AAA domain-containing protein 2-like isoform X2, translating into MVMLRSSSGGAEPATPKNSDLDISSEFLSLVPASQRKSTRLKRGLDDSCSSLENNTQNGHLVVKEENGRTRGSLQTRGQKVKHEVSFAEMNGKIPQHPQAESKTSEHSTRRSPRLQGDGKASSDKQADEVEEESTPKRTHFGLRSRDQESAAARRSSSITRSKRNSRNQSVLYDRLITNTAEAVLQKMDDMQKMRRRLRSRDTQEELGMYTRAKRKRSSERTDEENENTQKKENGATDYSEDEEVEENEEGHNEADDDDDDNEDDGEDEEGDNQKRYDFRQRKAVVRYQVPQDEPRKPPMYFKGHSSPARTRRRFRFSTSGPRSPYNRRRSSRRRHAIHSSDSTSSSASSSSSDEEKFHRKRSKNRNRPINRCLPMNLVKEDLLGIHKDRMKIGASLADVDPMQIDQTVRFDSIGGLTTHISALKEMVVFPLLYPEVFERFKIQPPRGCLFYGPPGTGKTLVARALSNECSQGDKKVAFFMRKGADCLSKWVGESERQLRLLFDQAYQMRPAIIFFDEIDGLAPVRSSRQDQIHSSIVSTLLALMDGLDSRGEVVVIGATNRLDAIDPALRRPGRFDREFLFSLPDREARKDILKIHTRQWDPQPSDAFLEELADKCVGYCGADIKAVCGEAALCALRRRYPQIYSSSQKLLLDVSTICIGSRDFLSAMRRTVPASQRAVASPAKALTPVVQPLMGAALKNVLEVLGKLFPHVEQGLKRKKDSGVPGGVFEDDLMFSEDEDSIVSPKDLHHPLPRPAREFLSFHRSVLSQPTSYRPRLLLSGRPGSGQSAHLAPAVLHALEKFSVYTLDVAVLLGVSSTSPEEACAQIFCEAKRTSPSILYMPHIQQWWVTMGAALRATFLSLLSAIPSFSPVLLLATCSLPHADLAYEIQDLFRMEYGEVYHVQPPTQKERSNFFEDLILNQAAKAPVSKRKAVLQALEVLPVAPAPPPRQLTEKEQQRLEEQEEDTLRELRLFLRDVTNRLSLDKRFKAFTKPVDLGEVPDYATVIKQPMDLSTIISRIDLHQYGTAKEFLHEVDLIWQNALEYNPDRDPSDRQIRQRACALKDTVHAIIRDELDEDFEKICEDIKESRSTRGCSKSRFAPSYYHVLPRQPQAVEPPTAEAAPPRDLPQASLAVASTPRHPAYRRKRRKGRWCNGYLTRKKASPHASKDDSNLPDSGEDEEEEEEETDGKVMESEEGEEQDTEGFNAEHAQTEQEIQPMEEEEAGEMATREPAERDKANSHAPGEGGDGNSQAAVKGGEQTSQASLEGGERNSQVSTKGRDQRSCSPSEAGDQKLHGPVEVGDQSSQGPSDEGEQGQKSTTQITEAETLKPAVEEEASTEKGTRRMTRGLKSQVLQQQMIDVDKALEILDQKIPPLVVDRDKLKELLLRVVSKTEGYEVYQLEKLYALLSQSIYRHRRDYDKTSLLQEMEKEIEDFC; encoded by the exons ATGGTGATGCTACGCAGCAGCAGTGGGGGCGCAGAACCAGCAACTCCGAAGAATTCTGACTTGGATATCAGCTCTGAGTTTTTGTCATTAGTTCCCGCTTCGCAGCGAAAGTCAACCAGGTTGAAAAGGGGCCTCGATGACAGCTGCAGCAGCCTAGAAAACAACACGCAAAAT GGTCACTTGGTGGTAAAGGAGGAGAACGGCAGGACCCGGGGAAGCCTGCAGACCAGGGGGCAGAAAGTCAAGCATGAGGTGTCATTTGCTGAAATGAATGGCAAGATCCCGCAGCACCCACAAGCAGAGAGCAAAACTAGCGAACATAGTACAAG AAGATCTCCAAGATTGCAGGGAGATGGGAAAGCATCTAGCGACAAGCAAGCAG ATGAGGTTGAGGAAGAATCTACTCCTAAACGGACCCACTTTGGATTGCGTAGCAGGGACCAAGAAAGTGCTGCTGCACGACGCAGTTCCAGTATCACAAGATCCAAGAGGAACTCTAGAAATCAGTCTGTTCTTTATGACAGACTCATCACTAA TACAGCTGAGGCTGTGTTGCAGAAAATGGACGACATGCAGAAAATGCGACGCCGGTTAAGAAGCAGGGACACTCAAGAGGAG CTGGGGATGTACACAAGGGCCAAGAGAAAGAGGTCTTCTGAGCGGACAGATGAGGAGAATGAAAACACTCAGAAGAAGGAGAACGGAG CCACAGATTacagtgaggatgaggaggtagAAGAAAATGAGGAAGGCCACAACGaggctgatgatgatgatgatgataatgaggaCGATGGtgaagatgaggagggggacaaTCAGAAACGCTACGACTTCAGGCAAAGGAAAGCTGTGGTTCGCTACCAGGTTCCACAGGACG AGCCCAGGAAACCGCCCATGTACTTCAAGGGTCACTCGTCCCCCGCCAGGACAAGGAGGCGGTTCAGGTTCAGCACCTCCGGGCCAAGGAGCCCCTACAAcagaaggaggagcagcag AAGACGACATGCCATCCACAGCAGCGACTCCACGTCTtcttctgcctcttcctcctcctcggatGAGGAGAAGTTCCACAGGAAAAGGAGCAAGAACAGAAACAGACCGATCAACAG GTGCCTGCCCATGAATTTGGTGAAGGAGGATCTGTTGGGAATCCACAAGGACAGGATGAAGATCGGCGCTAGTCTGGCCGACGTCGACCCCATGCAAATCGACCAGACT GTGCGTTTTGACAGCATCGGGGGTCTGACCACGCACATTTCGGCCCTGAAGGAAATGGTGGTCTTTCCTCTGCTCTACCCCGAGGTGTTCGAGAGGTTCAAAATCCAACCACCTAG ggGCTGTCTGTTTTACGGCCCACCGGGGACAGGGAAGACCCTGGTGGCGCGAGCGCTGTCTAACGAGTGCAGCCAGGGGGATAAGAAGGTGGCCTTTTTCATGAGGAAGGGAGCCGACTGTCTCAGCAAGTGGGTGGGAGAGTCTGAGCGCCAGCTACGACTGCTCTTCGACCAG GCTTATCAGATGCGGCCAGCCATCATATTCTTCGATGAGATAGATGGCTTGGCTCCGGTCAGGTCCAGCAGGCAGGATCAGATACACAG CTCCATCGTGTCCACCCTGCTGGCCCTGATGGATGGGCTGGACAGCCGTGGAGAGGTGGTGGTGATCGGAGCCACCAACCGGCTGGACGCCATCGACCCCGCCCTGAGGCGGCCCGGGCGCTTCGACAGGGAGTTCCTGTTCAGTCTCCCAGACAGAGAA GCACGTAAGGACATTTTGAAGATCCACACCAGACAGTGGGACCCTCAACCATCTGATGCTTTTCTGGAGGAACTGGCAGACAAATGTGTTG GATACTGCGGCGCCGACATCAAGGCGGTGTGTGGCGAGGCGGCGCTGTGCGCCCTCAGGAGGCGCTATCCTCAGATCTACTCCTCCTCCCAGAAGCTTCTGCTCGACGTCTCCACCATCTGTATCGGCTCCCGGGACTTCCTGTCGGCTATGCGTCGGACCGTGCCCGCCTCCCAGAGGGCCGTGGCCAGTCCGGCCAAGGCGTTGACGCCGGTGGTGCAGCCGTTGATGGGCGCGGCcctgaagaatgttctggaagtCCTCGGAAAGCTTTTCCCCCACGTTGAACAGGGGCTCAAGAGGAAGAAGGATTCCG GTGTTCCTGGAGGTGTGTTTGAAGATGATCTGATGTTCAGTGAGGACGAGGACTCCATCGTTAGCCCTAAGGACCTCCATCACCCTCTGCCCAGGCCAGCCAGAGAGTTCCTGAGCTTCCACAG GAGTGTGTTGAGCCAGCCCACCTCCTACCGCCCACGGCTGCTGCTGTCAGGTCGCCCCGGGTCGGGTCAGAGCGCCCACCTGGCCCCGGCCGTGCTCCACGCCCTGGAGAAGTTCAGCGTGTACACCCTGGACGTGGCCGTGCTGCTGGGGGTCAGCTCAACCAGCCCCGAGGAGGCCTGTGCCCAG ATATTCTGCGAGGCCAAGCGTACGTCCCCCAGCATCCTGTATATGCCCCACATCCAGCAGTGGTGGGTGACCATGGGCGCTGCCCTGAGAGCCACCTTCCTCAGCCTGCTCAGCGCCATCCCCTCCTTCTCGCCCGTGCTGCTGCTGGCCACATGCAGCCTGCCGCATGCAGACCTGGCCTACGAG ATCCAGGACCTGTTCCGTATGGAGTACGGGGAGGTCTACCACGTCCAGCCCCCAACCCAGAAGGAGAGGAGTAACTTCTTTGAAGACCTTATCCTCAACCAAGCAGCCAAAGCCCCCGTATCAAAGAGAAAAGCAG tgtTACAGGCCCTGGAGGTGCTACCAGTGGCCCCTGCGCCTCCCCCTCGCCAGCTGACCGAGAAGGAGCAACAGCGGctggaggaacaggaagaggacacTCTCAGGGAGCTCCGCCTCTTCCTGCGAGACGTCACCAACCGGCTGTCTCTTGACAAGCGATTCAAGGCCTTCACCAAGCCTGTGGACCTGGGGGAG GTTCCAGACTATGCTACAGTGATCAAGCAGCCTATGGACCTGTCCACCATCATCTCCAGGATCGACCTGCACCAGTACGGGACTGCCAAGGAGTTCCTCCACGAAGTGGACCTCATCTGGCAGAACGCCCTTGAGTACAACCCTGACAGAGACCCTTCAG ACCGTCAGATTCGCCAGCGTGCCTGCGCTCTGAAGGACACAGTCCACGCCATCATCCGAGACGAGCTGGACGAAGACTTTGAGAAGATCTGTGAAGACATCAAGGAGTCACGCAGCACAAGAG GCTGCTCAAAGTCAAGGTTCGCTCCATCCTACTACCATGTCCTGCCCAGACAGCCCCAGGCAGTGGAGCCCCCCACCGCTGAGGCTGCCCCTCCCAGAGATCTGCCACAGGCCTCTCTTGCAGTCGCCAGCACTCCTCGACACCCAG CCtataggaggaagaggaggaagggccgCTGGTGCAACGGCTACCTGACCAGGAAGAAGGCTTCTCCTCACGCGTCCAAAGACGACTCAAACCTGCCTGACTCTggggaagacgaggaggaggaggaagaggagactgACGGAAAAGTGATGGAGagtgaggagggtgaagagcaggacacagagggaTTTAATGCTGAGCATGCCCAGACGGAGCAGGAGATCCAGccaatggaggaggaggaggctggggagatgGCCACTCGGGAACCTGCAGAGAGGGACAAAGCAAACAGCCATGcgccaggggaggggggagacgggaACAGCCAGGCTGCAGTAAAAGGGGGAGAGCAGACCAGCCAGGCGTCGTtggaagggggagaaaggaaCAGCCAAGTGTCAACGAAGGGTAGAGACCAGAGGAGCTGTTCCCCCTCTGAAGCGGGAGACCAGAAGCTCCATGGCCCAGTAGAGGTAGGGGATCAAAGCAGCCAGGGCCCGTCAGACGAAGGAGAACAAGGCCAGAAGTCCACCACTCAGATCACCGAAGCTGAGACACTAAAGccagctgtggaggaggaggctagTACAG AGAAGGGCACAAGGCGTATGACCCGTGGCCTGAAGAGCCAAGTTCTGCAACAGCAGATGATCGATGTGGACAAAGCCCTGGAGATCCTGGACCAGAAGATACCTCCACTCGTCGTGGACAGAGATAAGCTTAAG GAGCTGCTACTGAGAGTGGTTTCGAAAACAGAGGGCTATGAGGTCTATCAGCTAGAGAAGCTATACGCTCTGCTGTCTCAGAGCATCTACAGACACCGCAGAGACTATGACAAGACCAGTCTCCTACAG gagatggagaaagaaattGAAGATTTTTGCTAG